A stretch of Longimicrobium terrae DNA encodes these proteins:
- a CDS encoding helix-turn-helix domain-containing protein — translation MDDLDRYIAHRAAWDPEFAEGSERRRRAFRIGFMLQQARLKAGLTQREVAERLGTNKSAISRMENHAADIGLSTLQRYAEAVGCILALELRPEAEGWIPRVQAALAKEGPHAPEHAATGD, via the coding sequence ATGGATGATCTGGACCGGTACATCGCCCACCGCGCCGCATGGGATCCCGAGTTCGCCGAAGGGTCCGAGCGCCGCCGCCGCGCGTTCAGAATTGGATTCATGCTGCAGCAGGCGCGGCTCAAGGCCGGGCTGACGCAGCGCGAAGTCGCGGAGCGGCTGGGGACGAACAAGTCGGCCATCAGCCGCATGGAGAACCACGCCGCTGACATCGGCCTCTCCACGCTGCAGCGCTACGCCGAGGCGGTCGGCTGCATCCTTGCGCTGGAACTGCGCCCCGAGGCGGAGGGCTGGATTCCGCGCGTGCAGGCCGCCCTTGCCAAGGAGGGACCGCACGCCCCGGAACACGCCGCCACCGGCGACTAG
- a CDS encoding type II toxin-antitoxin system RelE/ParE family toxin: protein MREIVFYRTPSGRSPVQDFLDDLSPDAADRIGDTLQAIATSDQISAQVLKKLAGTDGLWELRIRHDGSAFRLLSFWDGTRIIVLLSAFSKKSEKTPVLEIQVAQRRRRDYVNRKGHNG, encoded by the coding sequence ATGCGTGAGATCGTTTTCTACCGCACGCCGTCCGGCCGGTCACCGGTGCAGGATTTTCTCGATGACCTCAGCCCCGATGCGGCAGACAGGATTGGGGATACGCTGCAAGCCATTGCCACGTCGGACCAGATCTCGGCGCAGGTGCTGAAGAAGCTGGCGGGCACGGATGGATTGTGGGAACTGCGCATCCGGCATGATGGCAGCGCATTCCGCCTGCTGAGCTTCTGGGATGGAACGCGGATCATCGTGCTTCTCTCCGCGTTCTCAAAGAAGTCGGAGAAAACTCCCGTTCTGGAGATTCAGGTGGCCCAGCGCCGCCGCCGCGACTACGTGAACCGGAAGGGCCACAATGGATGA